A window of Blautia argi genomic DNA:
CAGCATCTGTTGAGTCTATCAATACAACACCACAAAAAGCAGTTTTAGAATATGCAATTGCTCAAAATCTCACGCAAGAGGCTCAGGCAAAAGCTATTTATTCAGTTGGAAATACTTTTACAACCTTAAATAATGGTATTAGTGAATTATATCTTTCTTCCGTTTTAAGTGAAGTGCACAAAGTACAAGATGCTGCAGGCATAATTAAAGAGAATGATATTCGAGATTTAAAAGCTCTAGGGGAGGTAAGTGGAGATGATTTGACAGAAGCAATTCAATTACCAGAACTAGCATCTGTAGATAAAAAAATTGAAATCTTAGATCTTATTCCACATTATGAGGAAGAAGATAAACTTCTTGCTGAAATTGATAAAACCTATCAAGATTCTTGGTCAAAGGGAGAAGAACAATTTAACAATACCATCAAGACACAGTCTAATGGTTTAACAGCAAGTCTAAAGAATGATGATGGTGTGAATGCAGAATACGAAAAAATGTTAACAATGCATGGACAGGAAATGGAAATCCCGAAATATGAGGATGATACGGAAGCCGAAAAAACTGAAGTTTCAGGTCATGTTGACAGTATTCAAAAGAATTTGAATGAAATCGAAAAGATAAGTGCACTAAAGAAAGATTTCGATGAACTAAAGGGAAAACAGTCTGTGGCAGATGAGAAAAATGGCAAAATTCAAACTTCTTATGACGAGATAAAAGAGAAGTTAAGAGAGTCCATTGTACGTGAATGGACTGAAGAAGAAGGAAAAGTTGCTTGGACGGAATACCAGGTTTATAGCAAACAAAATGTGGATGCTTTTTTACAGGGACAAGAAGCGGCAAAAATTGCATATGCAAACCAGAAGCTACGAGAATATTATGATAGTCTTCTGCTAAGTGAAAGTTTTCTTGATTATAAGGGCTCCTGGATTGATATGTATAAAAAATTGAGTGCTTTGGACCCTGATACATATCCTGCAAAAAGCGACGAAGAATTGAACGTGATGGTAGATAGTTCGATTAATTTACCAGAAGAAGAGCCGATTCCACCTGCTGAAACAGTATCGTTAAATCCAATTACATTCCGTGCAATTGGATATACTGCAGGAATTGAAAAACCTGATTGGGACACACTTCAATTTCCAAACTTAGAGCAGACTACAATCATGGATGATGTTAATGGTATATTAAGTACTTCTAAAAAATATACAGACAAAAGAATGCAAGAGATAAATAACTCTAGAGACCGGTTGGTCGAAAAGGATGCGTCTGTTCGTGAATCATTAAGTACATTTGATAATGCCTATAGCAGTATGCTTATTGCACAAGGTGCTTTGGAAAAATCAATTAATGATTATTCACCAAGTCAATACTTAGAAAACGAGATAATTCAGGGGTTGCAACAATCTTTAGGTAAAAATCAAAATACTATTCAAGAGAAAATAGAAACTCAGAATAAACAGTATGAAGATTATGTAGAAAAAGTTTACACAACATCTGAAGAAAACACAAAGAAACAAGCAGAAAGTATTGAAGCTGGGGAAAAAGCATCTAATGAAAAATTGGAGACTAATCTTGCAAATGCAAAAAATTCAATACAGACAAGTTATGAAGATAATAAAAGAATGCTAAACGATATTGGTGGTATACTGCCATATTCTAGACTTGGAACACAGGAAAATATTTTGGCATACCGGTTTATGTCAGAGCCGTTGGCTGTAAATGATTTAACGGTTGTCAAAAATGATCCTATTGAAACAGAAGAGGTAAACAATAATATACCAGAGAGCAAGATGGAGAAGGAAAAACCAGAACAAAAAAATATTTCTGTAATGGTAATTGCGATTCCAATTGTACTTATTTTGCTTTGCGTGGGAGTCTATATAGTTTTAAGAAAAAAACATAGTGATTCCCAAGAGGATCATTTATAAATATGTAAAAACAGGTTGATTGTAGTACGCAATAGGAAACAGCCACAAGAACAGATCCTGGCTATGCAGTGTACAAACAGGAAAGGCAAGGAAGATGGTTACTTTATATATAGAGCCATTTTCCTTGCTTTTCTTTTGTTAGGCGATATCGGTTAATACTTTTCTGATTTGCAGGGAACCCACTTTTTCCAGTAAATCAGTATGTTCTAGCTGGATTTTTGAAACATGATCAATTAGTTTCATCACACGTTATAAAGACGAAAATGTTTCCGCAACATATATAAACAAAGGGGAAATATCTATTTACAGTACATTAGAGAAAGCTATGATACGAATAAGCTATATTCAAGTTTGGAGATGTATCGGAACTGTTCGGCATTTCCAATATGTTTGATTCGTTTATCTATTTTGTAGCGCCCTTTATATATATTGGAAAAGAACGTAAAATTCTGTTGTTTTTTGGAATCATAAGAAAAAGATACGAAATAAGAGCTGAATATATCAAAAAAATAGTTGATTTGCACAAAAAATCTTTAAAAATATATTGTCAAATAGAGGAAAAAAGTGTAAAATATAGAAAAAAATACTTGCGAAAATCGCATTAGACCTGAAGGCATAAAGTTCTTTGAACTTTATAGTTTTTCATTACTTTCAAAGGAGGAAAAAAATATGTTACGTGTGGATTATGAAGCATTAGCAGCTGGCTCAAAAACTTTGCAGGATCAGGGAGCAATTTTTGAAGAATGTAT
This region includes:
- a CDS encoding YhgE/Pip domain-containing protein, producing MKNKIVKAGIGILILGCCLGGGYYAGSQTNSDDIKPVAVVKEDKPVKEKLYDTNLIAIVNADEGIQKEDKVVSYSQSLLGTLTLPYEITGIEDAKQGLENGKYSAYMILPGTFSASVESINTTPQKAVLEYAIAQNLTQEAQAKAIYSVGNTFTTLNNGISELYLSSVLSEVHKVQDAAGIIKENDIRDLKALGEVSGDDLTEAIQLPELASVDKKIEILDLIPHYEEEDKLLAEIDKTYQDSWSKGEEQFNNTIKTQSNGLTASLKNDDGVNAEYEKMLTMHGQEMEIPKYEDDTEAEKTEVSGHVDSIQKNLNEIEKISALKKDFDELKGKQSVADEKNGKIQTSYDEIKEKLRESIVREWTEEEGKVAWTEYQVYSKQNVDAFLQGQEAAKIAYANQKLREYYDSLLLSESFLDYKGSWIDMYKKLSALDPDTYPAKSDEELNVMVDSSINLPEEEPIPPAETVSLNPITFRAIGYTAGIEKPDWDTLQFPNLEQTTIMDDVNGILSTSKKYTDKRMQEINNSRDRLVEKDASVRESLSTFDNAYSSMLIAQGALEKSINDYSPSQYLENEIIQGLQQSLGKNQNTIQEKIETQNKQYEDYVEKVYTTSEENTKKQAESIEAGEKASNEKLETNLANAKNSIQTSYEDNKRMLNDIGGILPYSRLGTQENILAYRFMSEPLAVNDLTVVKNDPIETEEVNNNIPESKMEKEKPEQKNISVMVIAIPIVLILLCVGVYIVLRKKHSDSQEDHL